Proteins from one Arsenophonus apicola genomic window:
- the tldD gene encoding metalloprotease TldD: protein MSLTSVSEYLLTSNDLNHQHLQDILASLAERHLDYADLYFQSSCHEAWGLEDGIIKRGSYNIDQGVGIRAIRDDKTGFAYADQITLQALQQSANAARSIVNQGGQGKVSLINQVDFKHLYSAIDPLQTMSPEEKIALLRRVDQIARAEDPRVQEVDVTLSAVYEHILIVATDGTLAADIRPLVRLSVSVLVEHDGKRERAASGGGGRYGYQYFLETVQGEARAEYYAREAVRIALVNLAAIAAPAGTMPVVLGAGWPGVLLHEAVGHGLEGDFNRRGTSIFSGKIGQQVASPLCTVVDDATLVGRRGSLAIDDEGVPGQYNVLIENGILKGYMQDKMNARLMGVLPTGNGRRESYAHLPMPRMTNTYMLAGQSTPEEIIASVERGIYAPNFAGGQVDITSGKFVFSTAEAYLIEKGKITQPIKGATLIGAGKEAMQQISMVGNDLKLDSGIGVCGKEGQSIPVGVGQPTLKLDSMTVGGTT from the coding sequence ATGAGTTTAACCTCTGTTAGTGAATATTTGCTAACATCAAACGATCTTAATCATCAACATTTGCAAGATATTTTAGCATCACTTGCAGAGCGACATTTAGATTATGCCGATCTCTATTTTCAGTCGAGTTGTCATGAAGCATGGGGATTGGAAGACGGTATTATAAAAAGAGGATCCTACAATATTGATCAGGGTGTAGGTATTCGCGCTATTCGTGATGATAAAACCGGGTTTGCTTATGCTGATCAGATCACTTTACAGGCATTACAGCAAAGCGCTAATGCAGCACGAAGCATTGTAAATCAAGGTGGACAAGGCAAAGTATCTCTAATTAATCAGGTCGATTTTAAACATTTATACTCTGCGATTGATCCTCTGCAAACAATGAGTCCTGAAGAGAAAATAGCCTTGCTGCGGCGTGTTGATCAAATTGCTAGAGCCGAAGATCCTCGCGTGCAAGAGGTTGATGTAACGCTATCTGCCGTTTATGAACATATTCTTATCGTTGCAACAGATGGCACTTTGGCGGCTGATATTCGCCCACTAGTACGTTTATCTGTCAGTGTGCTAGTCGAACATGATGGCAAGCGTGAGCGTGCGGCTAGTGGCGGCGGTGGTCGTTATGGTTACCAGTATTTTCTTGAAACAGTTCAGGGTGAGGCTCGGGCGGAATATTATGCCCGCGAGGCTGTACGCATAGCATTGGTTAATCTTGCTGCAATTGCTGCGCCAGCAGGAACAATGCCTGTGGTGCTAGGTGCTGGCTGGCCAGGTGTCTTACTACACGAGGCAGTCGGCCATGGTCTTGAAGGCGATTTTAATCGTCGTGGAACATCCATCTTTAGTGGCAAAATCGGTCAACAAGTTGCTTCACCACTTTGTACCGTAGTTGATGATGCGACGCTAGTCGGGCGTAGAGGATCTTTAGCCATTGATGATGAGGGGGTGCCAGGTCAATATAATGTTTTGATTGAAAATGGTATTTTAAAAGGTTATATGCAAGACAAAATGAATGCACGTTTGATGGGGGTTTTGCCAACTGGCAATGGTCGCCGTGAATCTTATGCGCATTTGCCGATGCCTCGGATGACAAATACCTATATGTTAGCGGGACAGTCAACTCCTGAAGAGATAATAGCCAGTGTAGAGCGTGGAATTTATGCACCTAATTTTGCTGGTGGACAAGTTGATATTACCTCAGGCAAATTTGTGTTTTCCACTGCGGAAGCCTATTTGATCGAAAAAGGGAAGATCACGCAGCCGATAAAAGGAGCAACATTAATCGGTGCGGGGAAAGAAGCAATGCAGCAGATTTCCATGGTTGGCAACGATCTCAAACTTGATAGTGGGATAGGTGTTTGTGGCAAAGAAGGGCAAAGTATTCCTGTTGGTGTTGGCCAACCAACATTAAAGCTCGATAGTATGACGGTTGGTGGAACAACATAA
- a CDS encoding carbon-nitrogen hydrolase family protein gives MTSDNIALLQLCSGKNTKHNLAQIEQQIKQLPNSVKVVLTPENALLFSDNISYRNFAELQGKGPLQSAIAEMARQYQVWILVGSMPLISREDPELITSSSLLFDENGEIRARYDKIHMFDVNIIDDEQGIYNESSIYQRGEHITVVDTPVGRLGLTICYDLRFPSLFQALRKQGADLIAVPAAFTRLTGEAHWETLLKARAIENQCIILAPAQIGVHGQRRTWGHSMVVDSWGNIVQENADAVSALTLNIDKARERLIGVREQMKVVKHNRFCTSLMPLIEHETK, from the coding sequence ATGACAAGTGACAATATTGCACTATTACAATTGTGTAGTGGTAAAAATACTAAACATAACCTTGCGCAGATAGAGCAACAGATTAAACAATTGCCGAATAGTGTAAAAGTGGTTTTAACACCGGAAAATGCACTGTTGTTTAGTGATAATATCAGTTACCGTAATTTTGCTGAATTACAGGGTAAAGGTCCTTTACAAAGCGCAATTGCTGAAATGGCTCGCCAATATCAAGTATGGATATTGGTAGGCTCTATGCCACTAATTAGTCGAGAAGATCCTGAACTTATAACGAGTAGTAGTCTGTTATTTGATGAAAATGGTGAAATTCGCGCTCGTTATGACAAAATTCACATGTTTGATGTGAATATTATTGATGATGAACAGGGTATTTATAATGAATCTTCAATTTATCAACGAGGTGAACATATTACAGTCGTTGATACGCCGGTTGGCCGTTTAGGACTGACGATTTGTTATGATTTACGTTTTCCCAGCCTATTTCAGGCATTAAGAAAGCAAGGGGCGGATCTTATTGCTGTGCCCGCTGCTTTTACTCGTTTAACTGGTGAAGCACACTGGGAGACACTTTTAAAAGCCCGTGCAATTGAAAATCAATGTATTATTTTAGCGCCTGCACAAATAGGTGTACATGGTCAACGTCGTACTTGGGGTCACTCAATGGTGGTTGATAGCTGGGGTAATATTGTGCAAGAAAATGCAGATGCAGTGAGTGCATTAACCCTTAATATTGATAAAGCGAGAGAAAGGCTAATCGGTGTCCGTGAGCAGATGAAAGTCGTAAAACATAATCGCTTCTGTACCAGTTTGATGCCATTGATTGAACATGAAACGAAATAG
- the yhdP gene encoding AsmA2 domain-containing protein YhdP, which yields MKRLPKVLVAISTVIVLIMALAIIGLRLFLPQINEYRNQLEGQIQTLTGIPFKIGHIEGEWVSFGPVLTISDVSVTTEKVNIKVKKVKFSFDIWRSLFSLHLRFRDIIFYQLNADCYKPLEFVSEGDFSHFDLDALDELFLKQFDYFTLKESRITFLTPSAEKRTLKIPELTWLNQNEYHRAQGFVNLDSVQQQQDQDAIQIKLNLRNKNGVINEGTVYLQADNVNLRPWLSRWLRDSTGLQNAVFSLSSWITIKDSRIEGGQLQLHQGQANWQVDEQEHQLTVDDLLLTLHRQENGWLFNIPQLQQLKTDQQQWLEGQISLLYLPQSTADENLWRIRVNNIQLERLRSILPIFSFFTPEFISDWQKRQPKGQLIALALDITPDKPEKALIDVTWQDISWIRWKDLPSVSHFSGSLRGSQQGGVFSFNLNNSFIEYAPMFKAPLEISTGQGTISWSEEDNSRQIWSENLQLQAKSLSTTGDFRYLAIKDQPPILSILLGAQLTDAGEAWRYFPATLMGKDLTDYLTKAIIAGHVDAATMIFHGDPADFPFKKNNGQFQVFVPLRNATFKYQPDWPTIFDLDIDLNFERNGLWMSAPSVKLGDATALDLSASIADYSQSKLSIKSNVSGDGKAIRNYFNHSPMEGSIGKALDAVKIGGNINGKLVLNIPLEENSGSVIASGQVDLNNNDVDITAIDSQLKQLTGRFYFLNGDLKSEKLQAQWFGQPINLTFNTTDQRQNYQIIVNVDGNWQAKKIAILPKSITRYLAGSTAWQGQVNIQLPNQLKQNPTLSIALNSKLGQLGSQLPGLDSQQLRQLADMQIRASGNTRQLQIYGDVGQQISFNTEWQFTDKQVRLLKGAIQPYIPKRVVLPNSSLIMINLPEISDPKWFSWLALFSSLNLAPQNYGKSFVLPDIAIVNLPKITFAKQQWDNMVFTINKTAELTKIVAQSDMLKGSLTIPKQGNWQARINYLYFNPEISSQQQDDVATNNIAQRYDISAWPNMDIYCSECWVAGYKLGELKAQIIRNRQTLILKEGSLINSATNLKISGIWYADQQNSTSIRGILKGNRFDDLAAYYGIQVPIKQAPFKIDFDLNWATVPWQLDVNSLNGNLSFNLTKGAIAQMGGGGAGQLLRFVSFDALLRKLQLDFSDTFSNDFAFDSIRGRANIKNGILNTDDFSIDGLMADIAIHGKINLVRRDMNLEAIITPEISATVGVATAFAVNPLAGAAVFAATRVLGPLWSKISVIRYRITGSLEQPKIDETLRQLKENQQDDK from the coding sequence GTGAAGCGACTACCTAAGGTATTGGTAGCCATAAGCACAGTAATAGTACTTATTATGGCGTTAGCCATTATTGGATTGCGTCTTTTTCTTCCTCAAATTAATGAATATCGAAATCAACTTGAAGGACAAATTCAAACGCTAACGGGAATACCGTTTAAAATAGGTCATATTGAAGGTGAATGGGTCTCTTTTGGGCCGGTATTAACGATTTCTGATGTCAGTGTCACCACTGAGAAAGTAAATATCAAGGTAAAGAAAGTAAAGTTTTCATTTGATATATGGCGTTCACTATTTTCTTTACATCTACGTTTTCGCGATATTATTTTCTATCAATTAAATGCAGATTGTTATAAACCACTAGAATTTGTCAGTGAAGGTGATTTTAGTCATTTTGATTTAGATGCCTTAGATGAACTGTTTTTAAAGCAATTTGATTATTTTACGCTAAAAGAAAGTCGAATCACTTTTTTAACGCCATCAGCAGAAAAAAGAACATTAAAGATCCCGGAGCTAACCTGGTTAAATCAAAATGAATATCATCGAGCACAAGGATTTGTCAATCTTGATAGTGTGCAACAGCAGCAAGATCAGGATGCCATTCAAATTAAACTCAACCTTCGTAATAAAAATGGTGTCATTAATGAAGGAACGGTTTACTTACAGGCAGATAATGTTAATTTGCGCCCTTGGTTAAGTCGTTGGTTACGGGATAGTACTGGATTACAGAATGCAGTGTTTAGTCTTTCTAGCTGGATTACGATCAAAGATAGCCGTATCGAAGGGGGGCAACTACAGCTACATCAGGGACAGGCAAATTGGCAGGTTGATGAACAAGAGCATCAGTTGACTGTTGATGATTTATTGCTGACCCTGCATCGCCAAGAAAATGGTTGGTTATTTAATATTCCACAGTTACAACAATTAAAAACCGATCAACAACAATGGCTTGAAGGCCAAATTTCTCTACTCTATTTACCCCAATCAACAGCAGATGAAAATCTTTGGCGTATACGGGTTAATAATATTCAATTAGAACGATTAAGATCTATTTTGCCTATTTTCTCTTTTTTCACGCCTGAATTTATCAGTGATTGGCAAAAACGTCAGCCAAAAGGTCAACTCATCGCACTTGCATTGGATATTACTCCTGATAAGCCAGAAAAGGCGTTAATTGATGTAACTTGGCAAGATATTAGCTGGATACGTTGGAAAGATTTGCCTTCAGTTAGCCATTTTAGTGGTTCATTACGCGGGAGTCAGCAAGGAGGGGTATTTTCATTTAACTTAAATAACAGTTTTATTGAATATGCGCCGATGTTTAAAGCACCATTAGAAATTTCTACCGGACAGGGAACAATTTCTTGGTCAGAAGAAGACAATTCACGCCAGATTTGGAGTGAGAATTTGCAGTTGCAAGCAAAATCACTATCGACAACCGGTGATTTTCGTTATCTAGCAATAAAAGATCAGCCACCGATATTAAGTATTTTGCTTGGCGCGCAATTGACCGATGCGGGTGAAGCATGGCGTTATTTTCCCGCAACCTTAATGGGCAAAGATTTAACTGATTATCTAACAAAAGCAATTATTGCCGGCCATGTTGACGCTGCCACTATGATTTTTCATGGTGATCCGGCTGATTTTCCTTTTAAAAAGAATAACGGGCAATTTCAAGTTTTTGTGCCACTACGAAACGCAACTTTTAAATATCAACCTGATTGGCCGACAATTTTTGATTTAGATATCGATCTTAATTTTGAACGTAATGGACTTTGGATGTCGGCGCCTAGTGTGAAATTAGGGGATGCTACAGCGTTGGATCTTAGCGCAAGTATTGCTGATTATAGTCAGTCGAAATTATCAATAAAATCAAATGTTAGCGGCGATGGAAAAGCGATCCGTAATTATTTTAACCACAGCCCAATGGAGGGTTCGATTGGTAAGGCATTAGATGCAGTGAAAATAGGCGGTAATATTAATGGTAAATTGGTGCTTAATATTCCGTTGGAGGAGAATAGTGGCAGTGTGATTGCCAGTGGTCAAGTTGATCTTAATAATAATGATGTCGATATCACAGCTATTGATAGTCAGTTGAAACAATTAACAGGACGTTTTTATTTTCTTAATGGTGATTTGAAAAGTGAAAAATTGCAAGCTCAATGGTTTGGTCAACCAATAAATTTAACATTTAATACCACCGATCAGCGACAGAATTACCAGATTATTGTTAATGTTGACGGTAATTGGCAAGCTAAAAAAATAGCTATTTTGCCTAAATCGATTACACGTTACTTGGCGGGTAGCACAGCCTGGCAAGGACAGGTTAATATTCAATTGCCCAATCAGTTAAAGCAAAATCCTACCTTATCCATTGCTCTTAATAGTAAATTAGGCCAGCTTGGCAGCCAACTTCCTGGTCTGGATTCTCAGCAACTAAGGCAATTAGCTGATATGCAAATTCGTGCTAGTGGTAATACCCGGCAATTGCAAATTTATGGCGATGTTGGTCAGCAAATTAGCTTTAATACTGAATGGCAATTTACTGACAAGCAAGTCCGTTTACTAAAAGGTGCTATTCAGCCTTACATACCCAAACGGGTTGTTCTGCCGAACAGCTCGTTAATTATGATCAATTTACCTGAAATTAGTGATCCAAAATGGTTTTCATGGTTGGCTTTATTTTCTTCACTAAACTTAGCGCCACAAAATTATGGTAAATCATTTGTGCTACCGGATATTGCTATTGTTAACTTACCAAAGATCACTTTTGCTAAACAGCAATGGGATAATATGGTATTTACCATTAATAAAACGGCGGAATTGACGAAAATTGTTGCACAGAGTGATATGTTAAAGGGAAGCTTAACTATTCCGAAGCAAGGTAACTGGCAAGCTAGGATCAACTATCTTTATTTCAATCCAGAAATTTCATCCCAACAGCAAGATGACGTGGCAACAAATAACATTGCGCAAAGATATGATATTTCTGCTTGGCCCAATATGGATATTTATTGCTCGGAATGCTGGGTTGCCGGCTATAAACTTGGTGAGCTTAAAGCGCAAATTATCCGGAATAGACAAACACTTATTTTAAAAGAGGGATCGTTAATAAATAGTGCCACTAATTTGAAAATCTCTGGTATATGGTATGCAGATCAACAGAACAGTACCAGCATAAGAGGGATATTAAAAGGTAACCGATTTGATGATCTGGCTGCTTATTACGGCATACAAGTGCCTATTAAACAGGCACCCTTTAAAATTGATTTTGATTTAAATTGGGCAACAGTGCCATGGCAACTGGATGTTAATAGTTTGAATGGTAATCTGAGTTTTAATTTGACTAAGGGAGCAATTGCTCAGATGGGTGGTGGTGGTGCAGGTCAGTTGTTACGTTTTGTTAGTTTCGACGCACTGCTGCGTAAATTGCAACTGGATTTTAGTGATACTTTTAGTAATGACTTTGCGTTCGATTCCATTCGTGGCAGAGCCAATATAAAAAATGGCATCTTAAATACCGATGATTTTTCTATTGATGGTTTAATGGCTGATATTGCAATACATGGCAAAATTAATTTAGTCCGTCGTGATATGAATTTAGAAGCTATCATTACCCCTGAAATTTCAGCCACGGTAGGTGTTGCGACGGCGTTTGCGGTTAATCCACTAGCAGGTGCAGCTGTGTTTGCCGCCACTAGAGTATTGGGGCCATTATGGAGTAAAATATCGGTTATTCGTTATCGAATTACCGGTAGTCTGGAACAACCAAAAATTGATGAAACTTTGCGTCAATTGAAGGAGAATCAACAGGATGACAAGTGA
- the rng gene encoding ribonuclease G, translated as MVAELLVNVTPSETRVAYIDGGVLQEIHIEREAKRGIVGNIYKGRVSRVLPGMQAAFVDIGLEKSAFLHASDIMPHTECIAGDEQKNFHVPDIGELVRQGQDIMVQVVKDPLGTKGARLTTDITLPSRYLVFMPGASHVGVSQRIEGEEERERLKSIVELFCDENGGFIIRTAAEGVGDDELAQDAAFLKRLWSKIVERKKRHKSRMQIYGELALAHRIIRDFAGASLDRIRVDSKLTFVSLKDFIDEYVPEMTVKLELYQGPLPILDLYDVEKEIQRALERKVELKSGGYLIIDQTEAMTTIDINTGAFVGHRNLEETIFNTNIEASQAIARQLRLRNLGGIIIIDFIDMLDPEHRRRVLASLEQSLLKDRVKTTINGFSQLGLVEMTRKRTRESLEHVLCNECPTCQGRGTVKSVETVCYEILREIVRINRTIDANRFLVYASPAVVEALNGDESHVLAEVEIFVGKSVKVQIESLYSQEQFDVVMM; from the coding sequence ATGGTAGCTGAACTATTAGTCAATGTAACCCCTTCTGAAACGCGGGTGGCTTATATTGATGGTGGCGTGTTACAGGAAATTCACATTGAGCGTGAAGCTAAAAGAGGAATTGTAGGTAATATTTACAAAGGTCGTGTGAGTCGAGTTTTGCCCGGTATGCAGGCGGCCTTTGTTGATATTGGCTTGGAAAAATCTGCTTTTCTTCATGCCTCTGATATTATGCCGCATACCGAATGCATTGCCGGTGATGAACAAAAAAACTTTCATGTGCCTGATATTGGCGAACTGGTTCGGCAAGGGCAAGATATTATGGTACAGGTGGTTAAAGATCCGCTTGGTACAAAAGGGGCACGTTTAACAACAGATATCACATTACCCTCCCGTTATCTTGTTTTTATGCCAGGCGCTTCTCATGTTGGTGTTTCCCAACGCATTGAAGGTGAAGAAGAACGAGAACGTTTGAAAAGTATTGTTGAACTATTTTGTGATGAAAATGGTGGCTTCATTATTCGTACTGCGGCAGAAGGGGTAGGTGATGATGAATTGGCTCAAGATGCTGCCTTCTTGAAGCGTTTATGGTCTAAAATTGTTGAACGTAAAAAACGTCATAAGTCTCGTATGCAGATCTATGGCGAACTGGCTTTAGCACATCGTATTATTCGTGATTTTGCCGGTGCTTCATTAGACCGGATCCGGGTTGATTCAAAACTGACTTTTGTTTCATTAAAAGATTTCATTGATGAATATGTGCCTGAAATGACAGTAAAACTTGAACTGTATCAAGGGCCATTACCAATATTAGATCTATATGATGTTGAGAAAGAGATCCAACGTGCTTTAGAACGTAAGGTTGAATTAAAATCAGGTGGCTATCTGATTATTGATCAAACTGAAGCGATGACCACCATTGATATTAATACCGGTGCTTTTGTTGGTCACCGTAACTTGGAAGAGACCATTTTTAATACCAATATTGAAGCGTCACAAGCCATAGCGAGACAGTTAAGGTTACGCAACTTGGGTGGTATTATTATTATCGATTTTATTGATATGCTTGATCCTGAGCATCGTCGCCGTGTTTTGGCATCGCTGGAGCAATCATTATTGAAAGATCGGGTCAAAACCACTATTAATGGTTTTTCTCAACTAGGATTGGTAGAGATGACTCGCAAAAGAACGCGAGAAAGCCTTGAACATGTTCTTTGTAATGAATGCCCAACTTGCCAGGGTAGAGGAACGGTAAAATCGGTAGAAACAGTCTGTTATGAAATTTTACGTGAAATTGTTCGTATAAATCGTACTATCGATGCCAATCGTTTCTTAGTCTATGCTTCACCCGCGGTTGTTGAGGCATTAAATGGTGATGAATCTCATGTATTGGCGGAAGTAGAAATTTTTGTTGGCAAATCGGTCAAAGTCCAAATTGAGTCACTGTATAGTCAGGAACAGTTTGATGTTGTTATGATGTAG
- a CDS encoding Maf family protein, translated as MVNRIYLASASPRRRKLIEQLGWLFDIIHPEISELWCEGERPSEYVIRLACEKSQAGADMATKPYPVLGADTIVVNDGNILGKPKDENHAAQILRQLSGRTHQVMTAIAFSDKQKTLYDLIVTEVTLRQLTNKEIDQYILSGEPMDKAGAYAIQGKGGCFVRRIVGSYHAVVGLPLVETDELLTKFLALNNRNKSYGS; from the coding sequence ATGGTAAATAGAATCTATTTAGCGTCAGCTTCGCCAAGAAGGCGTAAGTTAATTGAACAGCTAGGATGGCTATTTGACATTATTCATCCTGAAATATCTGAATTATGGTGTGAAGGAGAGAGACCAAGTGAATATGTAATTCGTTTAGCATGTGAAAAATCACAAGCGGGTGCTGATATGGCAACGAAACCCTATCCAGTGTTAGGGGCGGATACTATTGTTGTAAATGATGGAAATATTTTGGGTAAGCCTAAAGATGAAAATCATGCTGCGCAAATATTAAGACAACTTTCTGGCAGAACACACCAAGTGATGACTGCAATTGCGTTCTCAGATAAACAAAAGACATTGTATGATTTAATTGTCACCGAAGTAACATTGCGACAGTTAACAAATAAAGAAATCGATCAATATATCTTGTCGGGAGAACCTATGGACAAGGCAGGAGCTTATGCTATCCAGGGTAAAGGTGGCTGTTTTGTTAGGCGGATTGTCGGAAGTTACCACGCCGTAGTGGGGTTACCGTTAGTTGAAACAGATGAATTATTGACTAAATTTCTAGCGTTAAATAATAGGAACAAGAGCTATGGTAGCTGA
- the mreD gene encoding rod shape-determining protein MreD, giving the protein MDQYRGNGRWIIWLSFLIAIILEQMPWPEQFIYYRPTWLALILIYWVMALPHRVSVGTGFFLGILMDLIQGSALGVHALAYSMICYLVSYKHQLLRNMALWQQSLVIAGLSVVMNFTIFWAEFLSSLVLFHPEIFWNCLINAILWPWMFLLLRKVRRQFLVR; this is encoded by the coding sequence GTGGATCAATACCGTGGTAATGGGCGGTGGATCATTTGGCTGTCCTTTTTAATTGCAATAATTTTGGAGCAAATGCCCTGGCCTGAGCAGTTTATTTATTATCGGCCTACATGGTTAGCTTTAATTTTAATTTATTGGGTTATGGCTTTGCCACATCGAGTTAGTGTAGGTACGGGATTTTTTTTGGGGATCTTAATGGATTTGATCCAAGGGTCAGCGCTTGGTGTACATGCATTAGCTTATAGTATGATTTGTTATTTAGTATCGTATAAACATCAGCTTCTTCGTAATATGGCACTGTGGCAACAATCACTTGTTATTGCTGGATTATCAGTGGTTATGAATTTTACGATATTCTGGGCAGAGTTTCTTTCTTCTCTTGTTTTATTTCATCCTGAAATATTCTGGAATTGTTTGATTAATGCCATTTTGTGGCCTTGGATGTTTTTATTATTGCGCAAAGTTCGACGTCAGTTTTTAGTTCGTTAA
- the mreC gene encoding rod shape-determining protein MreC, protein MKPIFSRGPSLQLRIIIAIIVAIALVAFDRQFDTFNKIRSYLDTAVSPFYFLASGPRELLDNISDALARRDQLLFENKALKKEVLLKKADNLLLGQLKQENARLRELLGSPLRQDEHMMVTQVLSGANTPYRDQIVIDKGLHDGVYEGQPVISDKGVVGQVIAVSQFNSRVLLICDTTHALPIQVLRNDIRVIAVGTGCSDDLQLEPLPDNIDIRIGDVIVTSGLGGRFPEGYPVAIVSSVKHDTQRAYTIIHARPTADLQRLRYLLLLWGNSSDPSHPLPPSEVYRAANERLMKILPQVLPGPNELQGPQLPSTEMKKNVEQPPLVAQ, encoded by the coding sequence ATGAAGCCGATCTTTAGTCGAGGGCCATCCCTACAATTGCGTATTATTATTGCGATCATTGTTGCAATCGCGTTGGTTGCTTTTGATCGTCAATTTGATACTTTTAATAAAATACGTAGTTATTTAGATACGGCTGTTAGTCCTTTTTATTTTTTGGCCAGTGGTCCGCGAGAACTGCTTGATAATATTTCAGACGCATTGGCAAGAAGAGATCAACTTCTTTTTGAAAATAAGGCATTGAAGAAAGAGGTTTTATTAAAAAAAGCAGATAATTTATTACTTGGGCAACTTAAACAGGAAAACGCTAGATTACGTGAGCTGTTGGGGTCACCTCTACGTCAGGACGAACACATGATGGTTACTCAAGTGCTCTCAGGTGCAAATACGCCTTATCGAGATCAAATTGTGATTGATAAAGGTTTACATGATGGTGTTTATGAAGGCCAGCCTGTTATTAGTGATAAAGGTGTTGTTGGGCAGGTTATCGCAGTGAGCCAGTTTAATAGCCGTGTTTTACTGATTTGTGACACAACACATGCATTACCTATCCAAGTATTACGTAATGATATTAGGGTTATTGCAGTGGGTACAGGATGTAGTGATGATCTTCAACTTGAACCTTTACCCGATAATATTGATATACGTATTGGTGATGTGATAGTCACATCTGGTCTAGGCGGACGTTTTCCCGAAGGTTATCCCGTTGCGATTGTCTCTTCCGTAAAGCATGATACCCAACGCGCTTATACGATTATTCATGCACGACCTACCGCAGATTTACAAAGACTACGCTATCTCTTATTGCTATGGGGAAACTCTAGCGATCCTTCTCATCCTTTACCTCCATCAGAAGTATATCGAGCAGCAAATGAGCGTTTAATGAAGATTCTGCCCCAGGTGCTTCCAGGCCCAAACGAGCTTCAAGGGCCACAGCTACCATCTACAGAAATGAAAAAAAATGTCGAGCAACCTCCTTTGGTCGCTCAATAG
- the mreB gene encoding rod shape-determining protein MreB, with the protein MFKKIRGMFSNDLSIDLGTANTLIYVKGQGIVLDEPSVVAIRQDRAGSPKSVAAVGHEAKQMLGRTPGNIAAIRPMKDGVIADFYVTEKMLQYFIKQVHSNSFMRPSPRVLVCVPVGATQVERRAIRESALSAGAREVFLIEEPMSAAIGAGLPVSEATGSMVVDIGGGTTEVAVISLNGVVYSSSVRIGGDRFDEAIINYVRRNYGSLIGEATAERIKHEIGSAYPTDQVYEIEVRGRNLAEGVPRGFTLNSNEILEALQEPLTGIVSAVMLALEQCPPELASDISERGMVLTGGGALLRNLDRLLMEETSIPVIVAEDPLTCVARGGGKALEMIDMHGGDLFSDD; encoded by the coding sequence ATGTTTAAAAAAATTCGTGGCATGTTTTCCAACGACTTGTCTATTGATTTGGGTACCGCCAATACTCTCATCTATGTCAAAGGACAAGGTATTGTGTTAGACGAACCATCAGTTGTGGCTATTCGTCAAGATCGCGCAGGCTCACCTAAGAGCGTTGCTGCAGTCGGTCATGAAGCAAAACAGATGCTAGGCCGGACGCCGGGTAATATCGCGGCTATTCGTCCAATGAAAGATGGCGTGATTGCGGACTTTTATGTTACTGAAAAGATGTTACAGTATTTTATCAAACAAGTTCATAGCAATAGCTTTATGCGTCCAAGTCCACGCGTCTTGGTTTGTGTACCTGTAGGTGCGACCCAGGTAGAACGTCGTGCAATCCGGGAGTCGGCTCTGAGTGCTGGCGCCCGCGAGGTTTTCTTAATTGAAGAACCCATGTCGGCTGCAATTGGGGCTGGTTTGCCTGTTTCCGAAGCAACGGGTTCAATGGTGGTTGATATTGGTGGTGGAACGACAGAAGTTGCTGTTATTTCATTAAATGGTGTTGTTTATTCATCATCGGTACGTATCGGCGGTGACCGGTTTGATGAGGCCATTATTAATTATGTTCGTCGTAATTATGGTTCATTAATTGGTGAAGCAACTGCGGAGCGAATTAAACACGAAATCGGTTCAGCCTATCCTACAGATCAAGTTTATGAAATTGAAGTGCGCGGTCGTAATTTGGCTGAAGGTGTACCACGTGGTTTTACCCTTAACTCGAATGAGATACTTGAGGCGCTGCAGGAACCTTTAACTGGTATTGTTAGTGCCGTTATGTTGGCTTTGGAACAATGTCCACCAGAGTTAGCTTCTGATATCTCCGAACGAGGCATGGTGTTAACCGGTGGTGGTGCGTTGTTGCGTAATTTGGATCGTCTTTTAATGGAAGAAACAAGCATTCCCGTTATTGTCGCTGAAGATCCATTAACTTGCGTTGCACGTGGTGGCGGTAAGGCATTGGAAATGATCGACATGCATGGCGGTGATCTGTTTAGTGATGACTAG